From Sphingomonas hengshuiensis, one genomic window encodes:
- a CDS encoding acetoacetate--CoA ligase, which translates to MTPASTSVDLSTPVPQIRLYSEWLKAVHGRDFATYEDLRRWSVEDLDGFWRSIWDYDGIESPTPFTTVLGDEAMPGTRWFVGAQVNYARHVFRHASAADAAGQPAIVAMDERGGQVTLGWGELRRQTAALALALRDRGIGRGDRVAAYLPNIPAAVVGLLACASLGAIWTLCSPDMGTNAVLDRWRQTEPKALIAVDGIFYAGKAMDRSVAVGEIRQQLPCIEALFLITSGCGEGEIVDSTDFTATIARDDAAVAAFEPEWLPFDHPLWILYSSGTTGLPKAIVHGHGGIVLATAAGRLHFDLGPSYSANNRGDRFHWYSASGWVMWNIQVGGLLSGTTICLFDGSPSGTRADPDWTRLWDFAGRAGVTWFGAGAAFFASCRKARIEIGAIAGTERIRALGSTGSPLPPDVQRWGTAQFAALGRPAIWWCNVSGGTEIAAAFMAGNPELPDTPGRLQCRHLGAAIEAWDAQGKPVVDTVGELVCTRPFPSMPLYFWNDADGSRYRDSYFGEWPGVWRHGDWVTIGGDGSCTIAGRSDATINRHGVRMGTAEIYAAVERLPQIADTMIIDVDSDGGDSHLILFVVPAEGQGVDAALEAAIAAAIRTSLSPRFVPDRLIAAPVIPRTLSGKKQELPIKRLFAGWPVAKVVSADTTATPEALPWYIEQAQRWQREAQAESNRRAGEAP; encoded by the coding sequence ATGACCCCTGCCAGTACGAGCGTGGACCTCTCGACTCCCGTCCCGCAGATCCGCCTGTATTCGGAGTGGCTGAAAGCGGTGCACGGCCGCGACTTCGCGACCTATGAGGATCTGCGCCGCTGGTCGGTGGAGGACCTGGACGGTTTCTGGCGCAGCATATGGGACTATGACGGGATCGAATCGCCCACGCCGTTCACGACGGTGCTGGGCGACGAGGCCATGCCCGGGACACGCTGGTTCGTCGGGGCGCAGGTCAATTACGCGCGCCATGTTTTCCGGCACGCATCGGCGGCGGATGCCGCCGGCCAGCCCGCGATCGTCGCAATGGACGAACGCGGCGGGCAGGTCACACTCGGCTGGGGCGAACTGAGGCGCCAGACGGCTGCGCTCGCGCTGGCGCTCCGCGACCGCGGGATCGGACGGGGCGATCGCGTCGCCGCCTATCTGCCCAACATCCCGGCGGCGGTGGTCGGCCTGCTTGCCTGCGCCAGCCTTGGTGCGATCTGGACGCTCTGCTCGCCGGATATGGGGACGAACGCCGTGCTGGACCGCTGGCGGCAGACCGAGCCCAAGGCGCTGATCGCCGTCGACGGCATCTTCTATGCCGGCAAGGCGATGGACCGGAGCGTGGCCGTTGGGGAAATCCGACAACAGCTGCCCTGTATCGAAGCGCTGTTTCTGATCACAAGTGGCTGTGGCGAGGGGGAGATCGTCGACAGCACAGACTTTACCGCAACCATCGCCCGCGATGACGCGGCAGTCGCGGCGTTCGAGCCCGAATGGCTACCGTTCGATCATCCGCTGTGGATCCTCTATTCCAGCGGCACCACCGGGCTTCCCAAGGCGATCGTCCACGGCCATGGCGGCATCGTCCTCGCCACCGCGGCCGGGCGGCTCCATTTCGATCTCGGGCCCAGCTATTCCGCCAACAATCGGGGCGATCGCTTCCATTGGTATAGCGCCAGCGGCTGGGTGATGTGGAACATCCAGGTCGGCGGGCTGCTCAGCGGCACAACCATCTGTCTGTTCGACGGCTCACCGAGCGGCACCAGAGCCGATCCGGATTGGACCCGGCTATGGGATTTCGCGGGGCGCGCCGGTGTCACCTGGTTCGGGGCCGGCGCGGCGTTCTTCGCCAGTTGCCGCAAGGCGCGGATCGAGATCGGAGCAATTGCCGGGACCGAACGCATCCGCGCGCTCGGCAGCACCGGATCGCCGCTGCCGCCCGATGTGCAACGCTGGGGCACGGCGCAATTCGCCGCGCTGGGCCGGCCCGCTATCTGGTGGTGCAATGTCAGCGGCGGGACCGAGATCGCCGCCGCCTTCATGGCCGGCAATCCCGAACTCCCCGATACGCCGGGCCGGCTGCAATGCCGCCATTTGGGCGCCGCGATCGAGGCATGGGATGCGCAGGGCAAGCCGGTGGTCGACACGGTCGGCGAATTGGTCTGCACGCGCCCCTTCCCCAGCATGCCGCTCTATTTCTGGAACGATGCGGATGGCAGCCGCTACCGCGACTCCTATTTCGGCGAATGGCCAGGCGTCTGGCGGCATGGCGACTGGGTGACCATCGGCGGCGATGGCAGCTGCACGATTGCCGGTCGCAGCGACGCGACGATCAACCGACATGGTGTGCGCATGGGCACCGCCGAAATCTATGCCGCCGTCGAACGGCTGCCGCAGATCGCCGACACGATGATCATCGACGTCGATAGCGACGGTGGCGACAGCCATCTGATCCTGTTCGTCGTGCCAGCCGAAGGCCAGGGCGTGGATGCCGCGCTGGAAGCAGCGATAGCCGCGGCCATTCGCACCAGCCTGTCGCCCCGTTTCGTGCCGGATCGGCTGATCGCTGCGCCAGTGATTCCGCGCACCCTGTCCGGGAAAAAGCAGGAATTGCCGATTAAGCGGCTGTTCGCCGGATGGCCCGTCGCGAAGGTGGTCAGTGCGGATACGACGGCAACGCCGGAAGCCTTGCCCTGGTATATCGAGCAGGCACAGCGCTGGCAGCGCGAGGCTCAGGCGGAATCAAACCGGCGCGCGGGAGAGGCACCATGA